A stretch of Parvimonas micra DNA encodes these proteins:
- a CDS encoding prepilin-type N-terminal cleavage/methylation domain-containing protein, translating into MNNVKKKAFTLIELLVVIAILAILILIAVPRYNNSRVKADKTAHSANVKVLEVAGLRYLTEEKVESDRDITEELVNKKYIKEIPKLPKSIKGTAYKVEIKNRDVVVTPPVEKDD; encoded by the coding sequence ATGAATAATGTAAAGAAAAAGGCTTTTACATTGATTGAACTTTTAGTTGTTATAGCAATACTTGCTATCCTTATTTTAATAGCAGTTCCTAGATATAACAATTCAAGAGTTAAGGCTGATAAGACTGCTCATTCAGCAAATGTTAAGGTTTTAGAAGTGGCTGGACTTAGGTATTTAACAGAGGAAAAAGTAGAATCTGATAGAGATATTACTGAGGAATTAGTAAATAAAAAATACATAAAAGAAATTCCTAAATTGCCAAAGTCTATAAAAGGAACAGCTTATAAAGTAGAAATAAAAAATAGAGATGTAGTAGTAACACCACCTGTAGAGAAAGATGATTAA
- the mgtA gene encoding magnesium-translocating P-type ATPase produces the protein MKEFWSYDLDDILKRLKTNKSGLSSKEAEERIDKYGQNIFDEKKSSSKLGIFINQFKSPIIMILIFAAILSMFLKDYSDGIIILIIIMISAFLSYSHESKANNAVKKLLSSVSVKSSVLRDGNFEEIDNAMLTIGDIINIKTGDMIPADCLLIEENSLSMDESSLTGETFPVEKIIQKLPCNTGLSDRKNSLWMGTHVISGSGMAVIVNLAKDSEFGKITLSLNKKDSDTDFEKGIRDFGNLILHVTTLLIGIIFLFNIILNKSFLESFMFALALSVGLTPQMLPAIISVNLSQGAKRMSEQGVIVKKLNAIENFGSMTVMCSDKTGTITQGRVNLDSALDCNGEKSDNVSKLASINSYFQEGYTNPIDQSILEANKNDFSKYEKIFEIPYSFESKLLSVIVKTELDFDGRNIMVTKGALTSILNICKTYEKSDKSSGDIEEVRTHILDLFDKYSSQGYRILGLAYKFIEDDIETKNQRAEDMVFVGLLLFMDPLKDDIKDVVAEMNRLGVSLKMITGDNSLIAKNIGSQIGLNPEKILLGEELDSYSISQLNKKVLDIDIFAEISPNQKEKIIMAYKQAGEIVGYMGDGINDSPAIKQADVGVSVNTAADTAKDAASIVLLQNSLKVLVSGISEGRRTFINTLKYIFVATSANFGNMFSMAGASLFLSFLPLLPKQILLTNLLTDFPSLQIASDSVDEDWLKSPVKWDTKFIKKFMILFGIISSVFDYITFALLLFIFKADERLFHTGWLLESIISAMVVMLIVRTARPVFASKPSNKLLIAIMGVAVVLFVIVYSPISSYLGLIALPIKVLISLLGVSLLYALTAEILKKFFYKYNSFSRK, from the coding sequence ATGAAAGAATTCTGGTCTTATGATTTAGATGATATATTAAAACGATTAAAAACTAATAAATCTGGATTATCAAGTAAAGAAGCAGAAGAAAGAATTGATAAATATGGACAAAATATTTTTGATGAAAAGAAATCATCTTCAAAATTAGGTATATTCATAAATCAATTCAAAAGTCCTATAATTATGATATTAATTTTTGCAGCAATATTATCTATGTTTTTAAAAGATTATTCTGATGGTATTATCATACTAATCATTATTATGATTTCTGCATTTTTAAGTTATAGTCATGAAAGTAAAGCTAATAACGCAGTAAAAAAACTTCTTTCTTCTGTAAGCGTAAAATCTTCTGTTTTAAGAGATGGGAATTTTGAAGAAATAGACAATGCAATGTTGACAATAGGGGATATAATAAATATAAAAACTGGTGATATGATTCCAGCTGACTGTCTACTTATAGAAGAAAATTCACTTTCAATGGATGAATCAAGTTTAACTGGCGAAACTTTTCCCGTTGAAAAAATTATACAAAAATTACCTTGCAATACGGGACTTTCTGATAGGAAAAATTCACTTTGGATGGGGACTCATGTCATAAGCGGATCAGGTATGGCAGTAATAGTAAATCTAGCTAAAGATTCAGAGTTTGGAAAAATTACTTTATCTTTGAATAAAAAAGATTCTGATACAGACTTTGAAAAAGGCATAAGAGATTTTGGTAACTTGATACTTCATGTTACAACTTTATTAATTGGTATTATATTCTTATTTAATATAATTCTGAATAAATCTTTTTTAGAATCTTTTATGTTTGCATTAGCTCTTTCAGTAGGATTAACTCCTCAAATGCTACCTGCTATTATAAGCGTAAACTTATCACAAGGTGCCAAGAGAATGTCAGAACAAGGTGTTATAGTAAAGAAATTAAATGCCATTGAAAACTTCGGTTCAATGACTGTAATGTGTTCTGATAAAACAGGAACTATCACTCAAGGAAGAGTAAATCTTGATTCTGCTTTAGATTGTAATGGTGAAAAATCAGATAATGTAAGCAAATTAGCATCCATAAATTCATATTTTCAAGAAGGATATACGAATCCTATTGACCAATCTATTTTAGAAGCAAATAAAAATGATTTTTCTAAATATGAAAAAATATTTGAAATACCTTACTCTTTTGAAAGTAAGCTTTTAAGTGTAATTGTAAAAACTGAGCTAGATTTTGATGGTAGAAATATAATGGTTACAAAAGGAGCATTAACAAGCATACTGAATATATGCAAAACTTATGAAAAATCAGATAAGAGTAGTGGAGATATTGAAGAAGTTAGGACACATATATTAGATTTATTTGATAAATATTCAAGTCAAGGTTATAGAATTTTAGGACTTGCCTATAAATTTATAGAAGATGATATAGAAACTAAAAATCAAAGAGCTGAAGATATGGTATTTGTAGGTCTATTACTATTTATGGATCCACTAAAAGACGATATAAAAGATGTTGTTGCCGAAATGAATAGATTGGGAGTTTCTCTAAAAATGATTACAGGAGATAACAGTCTTATAGCTAAAAATATAGGCAGTCAAATTGGACTTAATCCTGAAAAGATTTTATTAGGAGAAGAACTGGATTCATATTCTATAAGTCAGCTTAACAAGAAAGTTTTAGATATAGATATTTTTGCTGAAATAAGTCCTAATCAAAAAGAAAAAATAATTATGGCATATAAACAGGCAGGAGAAATAGTAGGATATATGGGAGATGGTATTAATGATTCTCCTGCTATAAAGCAAGCAGACGTTGGAGTATCTGTAAATACCGCTGCTGATACAGCTAAAGATGCAGCTTCTATAGTACTATTACAAAATAGTTTAAAGGTGTTGGTATCAGGCATAAGTGAAGGTAGAAGGACATTTATTAATACTTTAAAATATATATTTGTAGCCACAAGTGCAAATTTTGGTAATATGTTTTCAATGGCAGGAGCAAGTTTGTTTTTGAGTTTTTTACCTTTATTGCCTAAGCAAATTCTTTTGACAAATCTACTAACAGATTTTCCTTCATTGCAAATTGCTTCAGATTCTGTTGATGAAGATTGGTTAAAGAGTCCTGTTAAATGGGATACGAAGTTTATAAAGAAGTTTATGATTTTATTTGGTATTATTTCTTCAGTGTTTGACTATATAACTTTTGCATTATTACTCTTTATTTTCAAGGCCGATGAAAGGTTATTTCATACTGGATGGTTATTAGAATCCATTATTTCTGCTATGGTGGTAATGCTTATTGTTAGAACAGCAAGGCCGGTTTTTGCTAGTAAGCCAAGCAACAAATTGTTGATTGCTATAATGGGGGTAGCTGTAGTTTTATTTGTGATTGTATATAGCCCAATAAGTTCATATTTAGGATTAATAGCTCTACCTATTAAGGTATTGATATCTTTACTTGGCGTTTCATTACTATACGCATTAACAGCTGAGATATTAAAAAAATTTTTCTATAAATATAATTCATTTTCTAGAAAATAA
- a CDS encoding sensor histidine kinase: MFSKSRKKIILSIMGSIIILFAVTLSVILLASFREIRQKNLDMLERYVEDYSIDNKEKNRNKKDLELEKNPNKNSDYQLSTFYSVAISNNGSVLSVDNGNKELYNNDKLTQIAKSILDEKKHSGRTSNLSYVVKDKNGYTLVAFMDNTVSEAGLRTMLRYVLIVGFTSIIGMFLLSLPLSKRIIKPLEENDRKQKQFISDASHELKTPVAIIGTNTELLSREIGNNEWLENIKYENERMGILIKQLLDLSHAEDVIVSMENINFSRIILGEILAFESFAFEKGKEFIIDIDEDVYLIGNQIQLKQLVSILLDNAIRHSSGKNININLKRKNNTIELNLINDSNEIPQEKLNHIFDRFYRVDEVRNSEDLHYGIGLSIAKAIIEKHGGNIEVLTKNGKFKLIIKFFINN, encoded by the coding sequence ATGTTTAGTAAATCTAGAAAAAAGATAATATTATCAATTATGGGCTCAATTATTATCTTATTTGCAGTAACTTTGTCAGTAATTTTATTGGCTAGTTTTAGAGAGATTAGACAAAAAAATTTAGATATGTTAGAACGATATGTTGAGGATTATTCCATAGATAACAAAGAAAAAAATAGAAATAAAAAAGATTTAGAGTTAGAAAAAAATCCTAATAAAAATTCAGATTATCAATTGTCAACTTTTTATTCGGTTGCAATTTCAAACAATGGTTCAGTACTTTCTGTAGATAATGGAAATAAAGAGTTGTATAACAATGATAAACTAACACAGATTGCAAAGAGCATTTTAGATGAGAAAAAACATTCAGGAAGAACTAGTAATTTATCTTATGTCGTAAAAGATAAAAATGGATATACTCTTGTTGCATTTATGGATAACACTGTTTCAGAAGCTGGATTAAGAACTATGCTTCGATATGTTTTGATTGTAGGATTTACTTCAATTATAGGAATGTTTTTATTATCATTACCATTGTCAAAACGTATTATAAAACCACTTGAAGAAAATGATCGTAAACAGAAACAATTTATATCCGATGCTAGTCATGAATTAAAAACCCCGGTTGCAATTATAGGAACAAATACAGAATTACTTTCTCGAGAAATTGGTAATAATGAATGGCTTGAAAATATTAAATATGAAAATGAGCGAATGGGTATTCTTATAAAACAACTTTTAGATTTATCACATGCAGAAGATGTGATTGTTTCTATGGAAAATATAAATTTTTCTAGGATTATTTTAGGAGAAATATTAGCTTTTGAAAGTTTTGCTTTTGAGAAAGGAAAAGAATTTATAATAGATATTGACGAAGATGTATATTTAATTGGAAATCAAATACAACTTAAACAGCTTGTATCTATCTTATTAGATAATGCGATTAGGCATTCTTCAGGAAAAAATATTAATATAAATTTAAAAAGAAAAAATAATACTATTGAGTTAAATTTAATCAATGATAGTAATGAAATTCCACAAGAAAAACTTAATCATATCTTTGATCGATTTTATAGAGTTGATGAAGTTAGAAATAGTGAAGATTTACATTATGGGATAGGTCTTTCTATTGCAAAAGCTATTATTGAAAAACATGGTGGAAATATAGAGGTTTTAACAAAAAATGGAAAATTTAAACTTATTATTAAATTTTTTATAAATAATTAA
- a CDS encoding PulJ/GspJ family protein, translated as MKNNYLKNKAFTLVECIFAVFVLSIISLYILSGINNFLQIQKANIKEIDELSEIETTIVLIKSNIKNNKTILENVNSEKFEVKVSDFGELYNIKIYQKDNVEKIYEFYVSK; from the coding sequence ATGAAAAATAATTATTTAAAAAATAAAGCATTTACATTAGTTGAATGTATTTTTGCGGTTTTTGTTCTATCTATAATAAGTCTGTATATATTATCAGGAATTAATAATTTTTTACAAATTCAAAAAGCTAATATTAAGGAAATTGATGAATTATCAGAAATTGAAACTACTATTGTACTTATAAAGAGTAATATCAAAAATAATAAAACTATTTTAGAGAATGTCAATTCAGAAAAATTTGAAGTTAAAGTTTCTGATTTTGGAGAACTTTATAATATAAAGATTTATCAAAAAGATAATGTGGAGAAGATATATGAATTTTATGTATCAAAATAA
- a CDS encoding CPBP family intramembrane glutamic endopeptidase, with translation METKYIKDNFVPIFIELLFVVSCFIVEKQFYIYTNFCFYLLLAVYFYIRKDLSIKEWYNAIKSGKKFFIQVILTVVLISIAFYFTIILENIFPNINKGMILLRADNWLKLILFSFSTIIFPPIIEETFFRKNLISFKNSKILIITSLLSMFLYALEHSLTWWGIFLCMIWAFPFSISYIKTRNIYVSMTAHLICNLIINGILIIDLIKYLIK, from the coding sequence ATGGAAACTAAATATATAAAGGATAATTTTGTTCCTATCTTTATAGAGCTTTTATTTGTAGTGTCATGTTTTATTGTAGAAAAACAATTTTATATTTATACAAATTTTTGTTTTTATTTGTTATTAGCTGTCTATTTCTATATAAGAAAAGATTTATCTATAAAAGAGTGGTATAATGCTATCAAGAGTGGCAAAAAATTTTTTATACAAGTAATTTTAACAGTAGTATTAATTTCTATTGCATTTTACTTTACTATTATTTTAGAAAATATATTTCCTAATATTAATAAAGGTATGATTTTATTGAGAGCTGATAATTGGTTAAAACTAATATTATTCTCTTTTTCAACAATTATTTTTCCACCAATTATTGAGGAAACATTTTTTAGAAAAAATTTAATTTCTTTTAAAAATAGTAAGATATTAATAATAACATCTCTATTATCTATGTTCTTATATGCTTTAGAACATTCTTTAACGTGGTGGGGAATTTTCTTATGTATGATATGGGCATTTCCATTTAGTATTTCATATATAAAAACAAGAAATATTTATGTATCAATGACAGCCCATTTAATATGTAATTTAATTATTAATGGCATTCTAATTATAGATTTAATAAAATATCTTATAAAATAA
- the dut gene encoding dUTP diphosphatase, protein MEIKIINRSKNENPSYATDGSSGFDLRANLDEDLIIKPMQRIAVPTGIYIEIPLGYEGQIRARSGMSLKHGITMANGVGTIDSDYRGELKVLIVNISNQDYVIKNNDRIAQMIITKYERVDFKLVEELSDTDRNNGGFGHTGY, encoded by the coding sequence ATGGAAATTAAAATTATAAATAGAAGTAAAAATGAAAATCCATCTTATGCTACGGATGGCTCTTCAGGTTTTGATTTAAGAGCAAATTTAGATGAAGATTTGATTATAAAACCTATGCAAAGAATTGCAGTTCCTACTGGAATATATATAGAAATTCCATTAGGATACGAAGGCCAAATTAGGGCTAGAAGTGGGATGAGTTTAAAACATGGTATTACAATGGCTAATGGTGTTGGCACAATAGATAGCGACTATAGAGGAGAGTTAAAAGTTCTTATAGTTAATATATCTAATCAAGATTATGTTATAAAAAATAATGATAGAATAGCTCAAATGATTATTACTAAATATGAACGTGTTGACTTTAAACTTGTAGAAGAACTATCTGATACTGATAGAAATAATGGCGGATTTGGACATACTGGTTATTAG
- a CDS encoding aminopeptidase: MDFKEKLKKYSETIIKVGTNVQKGQLVVIRANIEAKELVRSLTEEAYKAGAGDVNVIWRDDIITRRKFEYASIETLSEVKQWTVDQYTDYIDSNAVFISVVGDDPNKFDGLDIEKIKANSVANSKAMKYFSTSLMADKNSWCVVGAPTPAWAKVVFPNLSEGDAVEKLWDLIFYTSRIGEGDSIKDWEEHISELSRRAKYLNEKQFKYLKYSSKKGTNLTIELPKNHVWNAAGSGYNAKGISFTANMPTEEVFTLPHKDGINGVVYSTKALNYNGNIIDEFKLEFENGKVINYEAKKGYEVLKSLLETDEGALSLGEVALVPFDSPISNTNTMFFETLYDENASCHLALGRAYPTCLKDGEKMTEEELKERGANDSLVHVDFMVGDETLNIIGITESGEEIPVFTNGNWSN, from the coding sequence ATGGACTTTAAAGAAAAACTTAAGAAATACTCTGAAACAATTATTAAAGTTGGAACAAATGTACAAAAAGGTCAACTAGTTGTTATTAGAGCAAATATTGAAGCAAAAGAGCTTGTTCGTTCTTTAACAGAAGAAGCTTATAAAGCTGGAGCTGGAGATGTTAATGTTATTTGGAGAGATGACATTATTACAAGACGTAAATTTGAATATGCAAGTATTGAAACGCTTTCTGAGGTAAAGCAATGGACAGTAGATCAATATACAGATTATATTGACAGTAATGCTGTTTTTATTTCTGTAGTAGGCGATGATCCAAATAAGTTTGATGGATTAGATATTGAGAAAATTAAAGCAAATAGTGTTGCAAACTCTAAGGCTATGAAATACTTTTCAACTTCTCTTATGGCAGATAAAAATTCTTGGTGTGTTGTGGGAGCGCCTACTCCAGCTTGGGCAAAAGTTGTTTTTCCTAATCTTTCAGAAGGAGATGCAGTTGAAAAACTTTGGGATTTGATTTTCTATACTTCAAGAATAGGAGAAGGAGATTCAATTAAAGATTGGGAAGAACATATTAGTGAATTAAGTAGAAGAGCAAAATATTTAAATGAAAAACAGTTCAAATATTTAAAATATTCTAGTAAGAAAGGTACTAATTTAACAATAGAATTACCAAAGAACCATGTTTGGAATGCGGCTGGTAGTGGATATAATGCTAAAGGTATTAGTTTTACAGCTAATATGCCTACTGAAGAAGTATTTACTCTCCCACATAAAGATGGAATAAACGGTGTTGTTTATAGTACAAAGGCGTTAAATTATAATGGAAACATAATAGATGAATTTAAGTTAGAATTTGAAAATGGAAAAGTTATTAATTATGAGGCAAAAAAAGGTTATGAAGTATTAAAATCTTTATTAGAAACAGATGAAGGCGCTTTATCTTTAGGGGAAGTTGCTTTAGTTCCTTTTGACTCACCTATTTCAAATACAAATACAATGTTTTTTGAAACTCTATATGATGAAAATGCATCTTGTCATTTAGCATTAGGTAGAGCTTATCCTACTTGTTTAAAGGATGGAGAAAAGATGACTGAAGAAGAACTAAAAGAAAGAGGTGCTAACGATAGTTTAGTTCATGTCGATTTTATGGTTGGAGATGAAACATTAAACATAATTGGAATAACAGAATCTGGAGAAGAAATTCCTGTATTTACTAACGGAAATTGGTCAAATTAA
- a CDS encoding prepilin-type N-terminal cleavage/methylation domain-containing protein, protein MNFMYQNNRRSFTLLELLITIVVSSIIIICCIHIFYGTYFLNLNQRKNYSKLEQINYAMNYIEKEISDSLETKVTSDEIELKRYRYNSFLSENNRHTVSKINKITYKIIKYGSKYEIRRISKDILNSTYYGSNLLINDLDFFLVERIDNYLVIKVSFNGKEYSKYIFLKNSKFNYLSGGN, encoded by the coding sequence ATGAATTTTATGTATCAAAATAATAGAAGATCATTTACATTATTAGAACTTCTGATAACAATAGTAGTTTCAAGTATAATTATTATATGTTGTATTCATATTTTTTATGGTACTTATTTTTTAAACTTAAATCAAAGAAAAAATTATTCGAAATTAGAACAAATTAATTACGCAATGAATTATATAGAAAAAGAAATTTCTGATTCATTAGAGACTAAAGTAACTTCAGATGAAATAGAGCTGAAAAGATATAGATATAATTCTTTTTTGAGTGAAAATAATAGACATACGGTTTCTAAAATAAATAAAATTACATATAAAATAATAAAATATGGTAGTAAGTACGAAATACGTAGAATATCTAAAGACATTTTAAATTCTACATACTATGGAAGTAATTTGTTGATAAATGATTTAGATTTTTTTTTAGTGGAAAGAATTGATAATTACTTAGTTATAAAGGTCTCATTTAATGGTAAAGAATATTCAAAATATATCTTTTTAAAAAATTCAAAATTTAATTACTTGTCAGGAGGAAATTGA
- a CDS encoding type II secretion system protein has translation MIKRKSFTLIELVVCLAIISVMVMVVRVNFVNNKKTIANEELYLIAESIENAKVFSIENNKIVKLKSDSTKETFEISSGEFVFKKIYCKHLNILNDIELEINTNGIPSVGKTFKFSYDKQNFEIRIRPVTGFVNVIKNEK, from the coding sequence ATGATTAAAAGAAAGTCATTTACGCTTATAGAATTGGTAGTTTGTTTAGCTATAATTTCTGTAATGGTAATGGTTGTTAGAGTAAATTTTGTAAATAATAAAAAAACAATTGCCAATGAGGAATTATACTTAATAGCAGAAAGTATAGAAAATGCAAAAGTCTTTTCTATAGAAAATAATAAAATTGTTAAATTGAAATCAGATTCAACAAAAGAAACATTTGAAATATCATCAGGAGAATTTGTATTTAAAAAAATTTATTGTAAACATTTAAATATCTTAAATGATATTGAATTAGAAATTAACACTAACGGTATTCCAAGTGTGGGAAAGACTTTTAAATTCTCATATGATAAACAAAATTTTGAAATTAGGATTAGACCTGTAACAGGATTTGTTAATGTGATAAAAAATGAAAAATAA